The Fimbriimonas ginsengisoli Gsoil 348 genome window below encodes:
- a CDS encoding response regulator transcription factor, translating to MPLKILVCDDERHIVRLIQVNLERQGYVVITAFDGKEGLEKVRSEKPDLCVLDVMMPYMDGFEVLKNIRKDPETENLPVIMLTAKAQDKDVFEGYHYGADMYLTKPFNPMELVTFVKRIAAGSSDPAGGGKRYDL from the coding sequence ATGCCCCTCAAGATTTTGGTCTGCGACGACGAGCGCCACATTGTGCGCCTGATCCAGGTGAACCTGGAGCGCCAGGGGTACGTGGTGATCACCGCGTTTGACGGTAAGGAGGGCCTTGAAAAGGTTCGATCCGAGAAGCCCGACCTGTGCGTTCTGGACGTCATGATGCCGTACATGGACGGTTTCGAGGTCCTGAAGAACATCCGTAAGGATCCGGAGACGGAAAACCTGCCGGTGATCATGCTTACCGCCAAGGCCCAGGACAAGGACGTGTTCGAGGGCTATCACTACGGCGCCGACATGTACCTCACCAAACCGTTCAACCCGATGGAGCTAGTCACCTTCGTGAAACGCATCGCCGCCGGCAGCTCCGACCCGGCGGGCGGCGGCAAGCGCTACGACCTGTAG
- a CDS encoding DnaJ C-terminal domain-containing protein — protein MAKNYYDVLGVSKGAEEKDIKSAYRKLARKYHPDVNPNDKSAEAKFKEISEAYDVVGDPEKRKLYDQYGSNWEHAQNFGGAPGAGGDFEDAGGFHIGGGGGFETIFEQFFGGRRGGGIDFQDLESSQPRDVEKVVEIPLEEIDQGSKRTLTYQTMDAKRTPNGISTVPTTKKVEVKIPAGISDGKKLRVPGKGAAGANGKAGDLYVVIKWAEHPQFAPKGEQLEVEVPVNYATAALGGEIRVPTLRSSVTMKIPEGTQSGQVFRLGGQGIARLNGGRGDLMAKVKISVPKHPSLKERELLKQIAELDKVSA, from the coding sequence ATGGCGAAGAACTATTACGACGTATTGGGAGTGTCCAAAGGGGCCGAGGAAAAGGACATCAAGTCCGCCTACCGCAAGCTCGCTCGGAAGTATCACCCGGATGTGAATCCGAACGATAAGTCGGCGGAAGCCAAGTTTAAGGAGATCAGCGAGGCGTACGACGTCGTCGGCGATCCCGAGAAGCGGAAGCTTTACGATCAGTACGGCAGCAACTGGGAGCATGCCCAGAATTTCGGCGGCGCTCCGGGCGCGGGTGGCGATTTCGAAGACGCGGGCGGCTTCCACATCGGCGGAGGAGGCGGATTCGAAACGATCTTCGAACAGTTCTTCGGCGGCCGGCGCGGGGGCGGCATCGATTTCCAGGACCTCGAATCGTCCCAACCACGCGACGTCGAGAAGGTTGTGGAGATCCCCTTGGAGGAGATCGACCAAGGATCGAAACGGACGCTGACTTACCAGACGATGGATGCCAAGCGAACGCCAAACGGCATCTCAACGGTTCCGACCACCAAGAAGGTGGAGGTGAAGATTCCGGCGGGGATTTCGGACGGCAAGAAGTTGCGAGTTCCGGGGAAAGGGGCGGCAGGGGCCAACGGTAAGGCAGGGGATCTGTACGTCGTCATCAAGTGGGCCGAGCATCCGCAGTTCGCTCCCAAGGGAGAGCAGCTCGAGGTCGAGGTGCCGGTGAACTATGCCACGGCGGCCCTGGGCGGCGAGATCAGGGTGCCCACTCTACGTTCGTCGGTCACCATGAAAATCCCGGAAGGGACGCAGAGCGGCCAAGTCTTCCGACTTGGCGGGCAGGGGATCGCGCGCCTCAACGGAGGACGAGGAGACCTCATGGCGAAGGTCAAGATTTCCGTCCCCAAGCATCCGTCCCTGAAGGAGCGGGAGCTGCTCAAGCAGATCGCGGAGCTCGATAAGGTGAGTGCGTGA
- a CDS encoding BTAD domain-containing putative transcriptional regulator, which translates to MQELFIVRLFGSPEVLLNGKPMRRLRSRKGISLLAHLALKSPAEVSRDWLCEALWPDSPPEQGRLSLRQSLVDLRKALADQAERIESPSGRSLRFCSDDTYVDVKRFEELIASGEPGPSELNELEAIYRGPLIADWFEPSLLNERDAFQAAYVKYLSRYAKRSLEAADYETAIRCLRDASAAAPLQESLHRKLMTALADSGNVSEAVQVFIRAKANLRERLGLEPDPQTVALYQALLQSMPPSPAVTVRTERQDRIPRPLTPLVGREEEVTQILNLLAERPLVTITGPGGVGKSRTSAEVARLAAESSAFPDGVQVVSLEDVVNPDLVADHLVRNLGVADKNMPSASLALRRHLGNKRALLVLDNCEHVLASANKIVEGLLRDCHGLKILAASREPLSLNGEQVFPISPLRFSGDGAPIQEIRTSPATDLFFQRARLVQPGLRSDDENVRWAAKICRALDGIPLAIELAAARLNILPIAEVSQRMENRLSLLQSSERSRHPRHKTMEAAIDASYQLLNEEEKQAFRQLSVFEGGFTLESAGAVLEGKDPLAVVSRLIDTSLVYVQEDHFSPVRYSMYSTLREFGLGRLTESGELESTRRRHADEMIRLTTEMRDRLVTAEQEHAVERLRSERGNWSSALKHCPDNDRFVRLVHLLVRFWLYTASLREAKRWLDATFLRSEGADAKLMAWIYSHACAIANARDESREGIELAKEAIRRAKELGERDVLTAALGNIGMAYRAVGDYESAYRALAESIEQCDGTEPPIIVARAYANLGRTATDAGRYDAAEEHFRRSFSMCPAADSPRDYLFALQGYAWAKIVRGSPEAAKPLLAEALHRLRGLDDAYLLSWVFISLGSICTVERRYPDAAICKQIVRQLEASLGFEVSYNAEERLLAEAELIATELGPAKLAQIAEQTKAWSTDVAIDYGLRACSLSSG; encoded by the coding sequence ATGCAGGAACTTTTCATCGTGCGCCTGTTCGGCTCGCCCGAGGTGCTTTTGAATGGGAAGCCGATGCGGCGCTTGCGTAGCCGCAAGGGAATCTCTCTGCTGGCGCATCTGGCCTTGAAGTCACCCGCCGAGGTTTCCCGGGACTGGCTTTGCGAGGCGCTTTGGCCCGACAGTCCACCCGAGCAGGGAAGACTTAGCCTCCGTCAGAGCTTGGTCGACTTGCGCAAAGCGCTGGCAGACCAGGCGGAGCGGATCGAGTCGCCGTCGGGGCGATCCCTTCGATTTTGCTCCGACGACACTTACGTAGATGTCAAGAGATTCGAGGAGCTCATCGCCTCCGGCGAGCCTGGGCCGAGTGAGCTGAATGAGCTCGAGGCGATTTACCGCGGCCCGTTGATCGCCGACTGGTTCGAGCCGTCGTTGCTGAACGAACGAGACGCCTTTCAGGCCGCCTACGTCAAGTATCTCTCCCGCTACGCCAAGCGATCGCTAGAGGCCGCCGACTACGAGACCGCGATCCGCTGTTTGCGCGACGCCTCCGCGGCGGCTCCCCTGCAGGAATCGCTGCACCGAAAGTTGATGACGGCTCTGGCCGATTCCGGCAATGTGAGCGAGGCGGTCCAGGTTTTCATCCGCGCGAAGGCAAACTTGAGGGAGCGGCTCGGTTTGGAGCCGGATCCACAGACAGTAGCGCTTTACCAAGCACTCTTGCAGTCGATGCCGCCTTCGCCCGCTGTGACGGTTCGGACGGAGCGACAAGACCGAATTCCACGACCGCTTACGCCACTGGTTGGCCGGGAAGAGGAGGTTACGCAGATCCTGAATCTGCTCGCGGAGCGACCGCTCGTAACGATCACCGGCCCCGGCGGGGTGGGCAAGAGCCGAACCTCGGCGGAGGTGGCGCGTCTCGCCGCCGAATCGTCCGCGTTTCCGGATGGCGTCCAAGTCGTGTCGCTCGAGGACGTGGTGAATCCGGACCTCGTCGCCGACCACCTCGTTCGCAACCTTGGGGTTGCCGACAAAAACATGCCGTCGGCCTCGCTCGCCCTGCGTCGGCACCTGGGCAACAAACGCGCGCTTCTCGTGCTGGATAACTGCGAGCACGTGCTTGCCTCGGCCAACAAGATCGTGGAAGGGCTTCTCCGCGACTGTCATGGCCTCAAGATCCTTGCCGCGTCTCGCGAGCCTCTTTCGCTCAACGGGGAACAGGTATTTCCGATATCTCCTCTGCGGTTTTCCGGGGACGGGGCCCCGATCCAGGAGATCCGCACCTCGCCGGCCACGGATCTATTCTTTCAGCGCGCCCGCTTGGTCCAGCCGGGGCTGAGGTCCGACGACGAGAATGTCCGATGGGCGGCCAAGATTTGCCGGGCGCTCGACGGCATCCCCCTTGCCATCGAGCTCGCCGCGGCCCGGCTCAACATTCTGCCGATCGCCGAGGTGAGCCAGCGGATGGAGAATCGCCTGAGCTTGCTCCAGAGTTCCGAACGGAGCCGGCATCCGCGGCACAAGACGATGGAGGCGGCGATCGATGCCAGCTACCAACTTCTGAACGAGGAAGAAAAGCAGGCGTTCCGACAGTTGAGCGTTTTTGAGGGCGGCTTTACGCTCGAATCGGCCGGGGCGGTTTTGGAGGGAAAGGATCCCCTGGCGGTCGTCTCGAGGCTGATCGACACATCGTTGGTCTATGTTCAGGAGGACCATTTTTCGCCGGTGCGGTACTCGATGTACTCGACCCTTCGCGAGTTCGGCCTCGGGCGCCTTACCGAAAGCGGCGAATTGGAGAGCACGCGCCGGCGGCACGCCGACGAAATGATCCGCTTGACCACGGAGATGCGCGACCGGCTGGTGACTGCGGAGCAGGAGCATGCCGTTGAGCGGTTGCGGTCAGAGCGCGGGAATTGGAGCTCGGCGCTCAAGCACTGTCCCGACAACGACCGGTTCGTGCGGCTCGTTCACCTGCTCGTCCGCTTCTGGCTGTATACCGCTTCGTTACGGGAGGCGAAACGGTGGTTGGACGCGACCTTCCTCCGCTCAGAGGGAGCGGATGCAAAACTGATGGCCTGGATTTACTCCCACGCGTGCGCGATCGCCAACGCGAGGGACGAATCGCGGGAGGGGATTGAACTCGCGAAGGAGGCAATCCGGCGGGCCAAGGAGCTTGGCGAGCGCGATGTGCTGACGGCGGCACTCGGCAATATCGGCATGGCTTATCGAGCGGTCGGCGACTATGAGTCGGCTTACCGAGCGCTTGCGGAGTCGATCGAGCAGTGCGACGGCACCGAGCCTCCGATCATCGTAGCGCGGGCGTACGCGAATCTCGGCCGTACGGCAACGGACGCCGGCCGCTACGACGCCGCCGAAGAGCATTTTCGCCGCTCGTTCAGCATGTGCCCCGCGGCGGACAGCCCTCGGGACTACTTGTTCGCTCTCCAGGGCTACGCCTGGGCCAAAATCGTTCGTGGCTCGCCCGAAGCCGCGAAGCCGCTCCTCGCCGAGGCGCTGCACCGGTTGAGAGGGCTGGACGACGCGTACCTGCTCTCCTGGGTGTTCATATCGCTGGGGTCGATATGCACGGTCGAGCGTCGCTACCCGGACGCTGCCATATGTAAACAGATCGTGCGACAACTGGAAGCCTCACTCGGCTTCGAGGTCTCGTATAACGCCGAGGAGCGCTTGCTGGCCGAGGCCGAGCTAATCGCGACCGAACTGGGCCCAGCAAAGTTAGCCCAAATCGCCGAGCAAACAAAGGCCTGGTCGACCGACGTGGCGATCGATTACGGACTGAGGGCTTGTTCGCTAAGCAGTGGGTAA
- a CDS encoding S-layer homology domain-containing protein, giving the protein MLAWFVCGLPFALSAGAVGQSKSDLLPDTPANHWVYEAISDLKSQGLVMGYPDGLGLKVRADSRYDKAVAVNAAYLTVHYFIAHIIRTNELVAAFAGPPNALAPMKESVVTLASDVRYLRKGAARNYKELHELIPFFKVELEGIGADPAQLSAQVDRDLGMLRSLRLAKVGEATQQFPDVPADHWAAHAVRNLRANGVLRGYETGKSGNLFQGR; this is encoded by the coding sequence ATGTTGGCCTGGTTCGTTTGTGGGTTACCATTCGCGCTTTCCGCCGGGGCTGTAGGGCAGTCCAAGTCAGATCTGCTCCCAGATACGCCCGCCAATCACTGGGTATATGAGGCGATTTCGGATCTCAAGAGCCAAGGACTGGTAATGGGCTATCCCGACGGGCTGGGACTCAAGGTCCGAGCGGACAGCCGATATGACAAAGCGGTAGCCGTCAACGCCGCTTACCTTACCGTTCACTATTTCATTGCACATATAATCCGCACCAACGAATTAGTGGCGGCGTTTGCTGGGCCACCGAACGCACTTGCACCAATGAAAGAATCGGTGGTTACTCTCGCTTCTGACGTGAGATACCTTAGAAAGGGAGCGGCAAGGAATTACAAGGAACTCCACGAGCTCATTCCCTTCTTCAAAGTTGAGCTGGAAGGAATTGGGGCTGACCCGGCACAATTGTCCGCCCAAGTCGATCGCGACCTCGGTATGTTGCGATCACTTCGGTTGGCAAAGGTTGGGGAGGCAACGCAGCAGTTCCCCGACGTGCCGGCGGATCACTGGGCTGCCCATGCGGTTCGTAATCTGCGAGCGAACGGAGTTCTTCGTGGTTACGAGACCGGAAAATCTGGAAACCTCTTCCAAGGTCGTTGA
- a CDS encoding heat shock protein transcriptional repressor HspR has translation MRTDNQPVYMIGVAASLCNVHPQTLRQYERLGLVIPSRAGAKNRLYSENDIRRVRRIQRLTQEMGVNLAGVELILRLLDDMEEMRRDMDRQLEEYVNEAERRIAQLLSNPATPMRRDERLLPVPNIQPRVRVDL, from the coding sequence GTGAGAACGGACAATCAACCGGTGTACATGATCGGGGTGGCGGCGTCGCTCTGCAACGTGCACCCTCAAACGTTGCGGCAGTACGAGCGGCTTGGGCTGGTGATTCCCTCTCGCGCCGGCGCAAAGAACCGGCTTTACAGTGAAAACGACATCCGCCGGGTGCGTCGAATCCAGCGTCTGACGCAGGAGATGGGGGTCAACCTGGCGGGGGTCGAGCTCATCCTGCGCCTGCTCGACGACATGGAAGAGATGCGCCGGGACATGGACCGGCAACTCGAGGAATATGTAAATGAAGCGGAGCGGCGGATCGCCCAGCTTCTTTCCAATCCGGCGACGCCGATGCGGCGCGACGAGCGGCTGCTGCCGGTTCCCAACATCCAGCCTCGGGTTCGGGTCGACCTTTAG
- a CDS encoding M16 family metallopeptidase: MSDIQKFVLDNGVRVLVEPVGHVKSAAIGLWCRTGSRHEHESEAGITHLIEHMLFKGTERRTAKEIAESIEGRGGSLNAFTDKEATCYYCRVLADDVANGVDVLSDMMLHSLIDPDELKREQGVVLEEIKRSEDEPGDHVHDLHLHNRWGDHPLGRPIIGTPESVSSFTRENIKAYMDRRYRAENVLLSVAGNIDPQVVLDAARETLGKIPHTSQDAQPTRPSGTKRISLESKDVEQVHFCIGTDGTSIYDDDLYTMVVLDAALGGSMSSRIFQEIREKRGLVYSVGSYTLNYGAGGAYAVYGGTSLEQWPLVQELVRIEFDKVMASGLDDDELGRTKRNLSGNMVLALEGMSGRMMRMSRNELNHGRDIPIDETLTKINAVTNDAIVALANKILKEELVSTTAIGPFDEE, translated from the coding sequence ATGAGCGATATACAGAAATTCGTCCTCGACAACGGCGTCCGCGTCTTGGTCGAGCCAGTCGGGCATGTGAAGTCGGCCGCCATCGGCCTTTGGTGCCGCACCGGCAGCCGCCATGAGCACGAATCCGAGGCAGGCATTACCCACTTGATCGAACACATGCTCTTCAAGGGGACGGAGCGCCGCACCGCTAAAGAGATCGCCGAATCGATCGAAGGTCGTGGCGGCTCGCTGAACGCCTTTACCGACAAGGAAGCGACCTGCTACTACTGCCGCGTCCTCGCCGACGACGTGGCGAACGGAGTGGATGTCCTAAGCGACATGATGCTCCACTCTCTGATCGATCCCGACGAGCTGAAGCGGGAACAGGGAGTGGTCCTCGAAGAGATCAAGCGAAGCGAGGACGAGCCGGGCGACCACGTCCACGACCTCCATCTGCACAACCGGTGGGGCGACCATCCCCTCGGCCGGCCGATCATCGGCACTCCCGAATCGGTGAGCTCGTTCACCCGCGAGAATATCAAGGCTTATATGGACCGCCGGTACCGCGCAGAGAACGTTCTTCTATCTGTGGCGGGAAATATCGACCCCCAGGTCGTCTTGGATGCCGCCCGCGAAACACTGGGAAAGATCCCGCACACCTCCCAGGACGCTCAGCCGACCCGGCCCTCCGGAACGAAACGGATCTCCCTCGAGAGCAAGGATGTCGAGCAGGTCCATTTCTGCATCGGCACCGATGGCACCTCCATTTACGACGACGACCTGTACACCATGGTGGTCCTCGACGCCGCCCTCGGGGGGAGCATGTCGAGCCGCATTTTCCAGGAAATTCGGGAGAAGCGCGGCCTCGTCTACTCGGTCGGCAGCTACACCCTTAACTACGGCGCCGGCGGCGCCTATGCCGTCTACGGCGGCACCAGCCTCGAGCAGTGGCCGCTGGTCCAGGAGCTCGTCCGGATCGAGTTCGACAAGGTCATGGCTTCCGGCCTGGACGACGATGAGCTCGGACGCACGAAACGGAACCTAAGCGGCAATATGGTGCTCGCGCTGGAAGGGATGAGCGGACGAATGATGCGGATGAGCCGCAATGAGCTCAACCATGGCCGAGATATTCCGATCGATGAAACCCTAACGAAGATCAACGCGGTTACCAACGATGCGATCGTCGCGCTTGCCAACAAGATCCTTAAGGAAGAACTGGTAAGCACGACCGCGATCGGACCGTTCGACGAGGAGTAA
- a CDS encoding Gfo/Idh/MocA family protein, with the protein MTIPRIPVRQSSTANRDKMNSMVRLGVVGLGNMGSGHVAQMSKVQRCELTAVCDIDEAKLAKYPQFKQFGDSREMIRSGDIDAVLIAVPHYDHTTIAIDAFENGVHVLTEKPVAVHKADAQRMIDAHAKTNLVFGAMFNQRTDPHYQEIRRVVRSGELGEIQRTNWIITNWFRTATYYASGGWRATWRGEGGGVLLNQCPHNLDLFQWICGMPSRVRAYCGWGKYHDIEVEDEVTAYLEYPNGATGVFVTTTGEAPGTNRLEIVGDRGKLVYEDGKILFTRTNQSVREVLETSPESFASVPTSVTEIEVDGYGGQHVEMVQNFVDAILDGKPLLAPAPEGIHSVELANAMLFSAWTDRTIDIPLDAAAYEAALKEHIATSRYEKKAVVAAEVDLSKSWA; encoded by the coding sequence TTGACGATTCCCCGAATTCCGGTTCGTCAATCGTCAACCGCCAACCGGGATAAGATGAACTCCATGGTTCGACTCGGTGTTGTCGGTTTGGGAAATATGGGATCGGGGCATGTGGCCCAAATGTCGAAGGTTCAGCGGTGCGAACTCACCGCTGTCTGCGATATCGATGAGGCGAAGCTCGCGAAATATCCGCAGTTCAAGCAATTCGGCGACAGCCGGGAAATGATCCGGAGCGGCGATATCGATGCCGTCCTGATCGCGGTGCCTCACTACGACCACACGACCATCGCGATCGATGCGTTTGAGAACGGCGTCCATGTCCTTACCGAGAAACCGGTCGCCGTTCACAAAGCGGATGCCCAGCGGATGATCGACGCCCACGCGAAGACCAACTTGGTTTTCGGAGCAATGTTCAACCAGCGAACCGACCCCCACTACCAAGAGATCCGGCGCGTCGTGCGAAGCGGCGAACTTGGGGAGATCCAGCGCACCAACTGGATCATCACCAACTGGTTCCGGACCGCCACCTACTACGCCAGCGGCGGCTGGCGGGCCACGTGGCGGGGTGAGGGGGGTGGCGTGCTACTCAACCAGTGCCCGCACAACCTCGACCTGTTCCAGTGGATCTGCGGCATGCCAAGCCGCGTCCGCGCCTACTGTGGGTGGGGCAAATACCACGATATCGAAGTCGAAGACGAGGTTACGGCATACCTCGAGTATCCGAACGGCGCAACCGGCGTCTTCGTGACCACGACCGGCGAAGCGCCCGGCACCAACCGCCTCGAGATCGTCGGGGACCGCGGAAAGTTGGTCTACGAAGACGGGAAGATCCTGTTCACCCGGACGAATCAGTCCGTCCGAGAGGTTCTCGAGACGTCGCCGGAGTCTTTCGCGTCGGTTCCAACGAGCGTCACTGAGATTGAGGTCGACGGGTACGGCGGCCAGCACGTCGAAATGGTTCAAAACTTCGTCGACGCCATCCTCGATGGCAAACCGCTCCTAGCCCCCGCTCCCGAGGGGATCCACTCGGTAGAGCTAGCCAACGCCATGCTCTTCTCCGCCTGGACCGACCGAACCATCGACATCCCACTCGATGCCGCTGCATACGAAGCCGCCCTCAAAGAGCACATCGCCACCTCGAGATACGAGAAAAAAGCGGTGGTTGCCGCGGAAGTCGACCTGTCGAAGAGCTGGGCGTAG
- a CDS encoding fumarylacetoacetate hydrolase family protein gives MKLCRFELKSSPGQARSGMVYSGKIYETDGAQAVAVHEAEAVRPLSPIPHAPSLRIFRTDLNEFVDASEPRFFYGNPGSLVGASQLINPPESTVEMGILPMIAAVIVADAYRVDLADADDLILGFTLLSMLVDRTEERADLAASAIGRSHDLGAAIGPVLTTPDELEDEVETAQFGRRHALSSVLRVNGVERQRGSTGDIPFTFAQAISFASQTCTLRTGDIFAFGPITETDGEPVVLEPGDEVHIAVDRLGALSLKLSNPL, from the coding sequence GTGAAATTGTGCCGCTTTGAGCTAAAGAGCTCTCCGGGCCAAGCCCGGTCCGGGATGGTGTACAGCGGCAAGATCTACGAGACGGATGGCGCTCAGGCCGTGGCCGTGCACGAGGCGGAAGCCGTTCGCCCCCTTTCACCGATTCCGCACGCCCCCAGCCTACGTATCTTCCGCACAGATCTAAACGAATTCGTCGACGCTTCGGAGCCTCGATTCTTCTATGGCAATCCCGGTTCGCTCGTCGGCGCAAGCCAGTTGATCAACCCGCCCGAGTCGACGGTGGAGATGGGCATCCTGCCGATGATCGCCGCCGTGATCGTCGCCGACGCGTACCGGGTAGACCTTGCGGACGCCGATGACCTGATCCTCGGCTTCACCCTCCTATCGATGCTCGTCGACCGGACCGAAGAGCGGGCCGACCTCGCCGCGAGCGCGATCGGCCGGTCCCACGATCTCGGCGCCGCGATCGGCCCCGTCCTCACTACTCCGGACGAGCTCGAAGATGAGGTGGAAACCGCCCAGTTCGGACGGCGCCACGCCCTAAGCTCGGTACTTCGAGTTAACGGCGTCGAACGCCAGCGAGGCAGCACCGGGGACATTCCATTCACTTTCGCCCAGGCGATCAGCTTCGCCAGCCAGACTTGCACCTTGCGGACCGGCGACATCTTCGCGTTTGGGCCTATAACGGAAACGGATGGCGAGCCAGTCGTACTAGAACCGGGCGACGAGGTGCACATCGCGGTCGACAGATTGGGAGCCCTCTCCCTTAAACTCAGCAACCCCTTATGA
- a CDS encoding GAF domain-containing protein has protein sequence MDAIVGELVAALAQVGSKDELLNEVAATWRRGTGADSCDILFREPGDGLVLKASTQFPEQTNRLKLGKGIGLTGQALVTNEPIFVHRDATQDPRYARHPGADEAGCVSIAVLPLPPRSGQALGVLMLRKSCPWKPTASQKARMEELAETTANVLKGFNNVYQMGAQMNRLGALSEVSKTIATSPYVEEILQLLVNVTAQQFNYRVCTVRLLDENRGELVLRATQAPAKAYQRKRAIKLGESIAGRAIDERRPVIVRDVQVEEDYIGHDLAVEQGLRSMICVPMELQERPIGVLSCYTSEVREFPTDEIKALETLAKQAAVSIEHSKLQVRNTLMQEMHHRVKNNLQQVASLLRLQMRHSGYRTLEEALNDCLSRILAIAAVHDLLSREDLDHVGIRSIAENLVHHHQSSLMLPDKHISFEVRGVDVKLPIAQATQMALVLNELVQNALEHGFNTTPNGEIHVNVEEKNDELSVWVSNSGDPLPEGFDPTVASHLGLKIVDNLARALGGRFKMSNVLGWTVCEVKFPRATGE, from the coding sequence GTGGACGCCATCGTTGGAGAGCTGGTGGCCGCACTGGCGCAAGTCGGGTCAAAGGACGAGCTGTTAAACGAGGTCGCCGCGACTTGGCGCCGCGGAACCGGCGCCGATTCCTGCGATATCCTGTTTCGCGAGCCCGGGGACGGGCTCGTCCTCAAGGCAAGCACCCAGTTTCCCGAACAGACGAACCGCCTAAAGCTGGGCAAAGGGATCGGTCTTACGGGCCAAGCGCTGGTCACCAACGAGCCGATCTTCGTCCACCGCGACGCCACTCAGGACCCTCGCTACGCCCGGCACCCGGGCGCGGACGAGGCTGGCTGCGTGTCGATCGCCGTCTTGCCGCTCCCTCCCCGAAGCGGCCAGGCGCTAGGGGTTCTGATGCTCCGTAAGTCGTGCCCGTGGAAGCCGACCGCCAGCCAGAAAGCACGGATGGAGGAGCTCGCGGAAACCACCGCCAACGTGCTCAAGGGCTTTAACAACGTATATCAAATGGGGGCCCAAATGAACCGTCTCGGGGCCCTTAGCGAAGTCTCCAAGACGATTGCCACCAGCCCCTACGTGGAGGAGATCCTCCAACTACTGGTCAACGTCACCGCGCAGCAATTCAACTACCGCGTCTGCACGGTCCGGCTGCTGGATGAGAATCGGGGCGAGCTCGTGTTGCGCGCCACTCAAGCCCCCGCCAAGGCATACCAGAGAAAACGGGCGATCAAGCTCGGCGAGTCGATCGCCGGACGGGCGATCGACGAACGCCGTCCAGTGATCGTACGCGACGTACAGGTGGAAGAAGACTACATCGGGCACGACCTCGCGGTGGAGCAGGGGCTGCGCTCGATGATCTGCGTCCCGATGGAGCTGCAAGAGCGGCCGATCGGCGTCCTAAGCTGCTACACCAGCGAAGTTCGAGAGTTCCCCACCGACGAGATCAAGGCGCTCGAAACTCTCGCCAAACAAGCCGCGGTGTCGATCGAACACTCGAAACTCCAGGTGCGAAACACGCTGATGCAGGAGATGCATCACCGGGTGAAGAACAACCTCCAGCAGGTCGCTTCCCTTCTCCGCCTGCAGATGCGCCACAGCGGCTACCGAACCCTGGAAGAGGCGCTGAACGACTGTCTCTCCCGCATCCTGGCAATCGCCGCTGTCCACGACCTTCTAAGCCGGGAAGACTTGGACCACGTCGGCATTCGATCGATCGCCGAGAACCTCGTGCACCATCACCAGAGCTCGTTGATGCTGCCCGACAAGCACATCTCCTTCGAGGTCCGCGGCGTCGACGTCAAGCTTCCGATCGCTCAGGCGACGCAGATGGCCCTGGTTCTCAACGAACTCGTTCAAAACGCCCTCGAGCACGGATTCAACACGACCCCCAACGGCGAGATCCACGTGAACGTGGAGGAGAAGAACGACGAACTCTCCGTCTGGGTCTCGAACAGCGGCGACCCGCTGCCCGAAGGGTTCGATCCCACCGTCGCAAGCCACCTCGGCCTCAAAATCGTCGATAACCTCGCGCGCGCCCTCGGGGGCCGCTTTAAGATGTCAAACGTCCTCGGCTGGACCGTCTGCGAAGTCAAATTCCCCCGTGCGACAGGGGAGTGA